A genome region from Vicinamibacteria bacterium includes the following:
- a CDS encoding hydrogenase expression protein HypE yields the protein MTNAKSWAAPLAVREGAIGVALDSKLDLGPHKAVHAFWLAGMSCDGCSIGVVGATSPSAEMLMAGTIPGIPKVVLHHPVLAVEAGEAFVENFRMAERGELGLPYVIIFEGSVPDERIASKNGGYWSALGAEPLPDGQQKPIPTAEWLSRLAPKAAAVIAIGTCATWGGIPAAAGNPTGSMGVMDFLGADYRSDLGLPVVNIPGCSPIGDNFTETVAAVLLFLQGHGPLPEFDELGRPAWLFQQTVHQRCGRAGFYEEGTFADRYGQKECLVEIGCWGPVVQCNITERGAINHMGGCMNTGGICIGCTMPGFPDRFAPFYEHPPGSRLSTNTSRLTGTFVRALRRMTQEFQNRSPRWEHDVPSGWGHVAKPHIARRALHEIYEKMQFLGSVKPGSRGKEQR from the coding sequence CTCCGCTCGCGGTGCGCGAAGGCGCCATCGGTGTAGCGCTGGATTCGAAGCTCGATCTCGGTCCGCACAAAGCCGTCCACGCCTTCTGGCTCGCGGGCATGAGCTGTGACGGATGCTCGATTGGAGTCGTGGGCGCCACGAGCCCGTCGGCGGAGATGCTCATGGCCGGTACCATCCCCGGTATTCCCAAAGTCGTCCTCCACCATCCCGTTCTCGCCGTAGAGGCCGGAGAAGCCTTCGTCGAGAACTTTCGGATGGCGGAGCGAGGTGAGCTCGGGCTCCCCTACGTCATAATCTTCGAAGGCTCCGTACCCGACGAGCGGATTGCCTCGAAGAACGGCGGCTACTGGTCGGCGCTGGGCGCCGAGCCGCTTCCCGATGGACAACAAAAGCCGATCCCGACAGCGGAGTGGCTCTCGCGCCTCGCCCCGAAAGCGGCGGCCGTCATCGCCATTGGCACCTGCGCCACCTGGGGCGGCATCCCAGCGGCCGCGGGGAACCCCACCGGCTCGATGGGGGTGATGGATTTTCTCGGTGCCGATTACCGCAGCGATCTGGGGCTTCCCGTGGTGAACATCCCGGGATGCTCCCCCATCGGGGACAACTTCACCGAGACCGTCGCCGCGGTCTTGCTGTTCCTTCAAGGGCACGGTCCGCTTCCGGAGTTCGACGAGCTCGGCCGACCTGCCTGGCTCTTCCAGCAGACCGTACACCAGCGGTGCGGCCGTGCCGGATTCTACGAAGAAGGAACGTTCGCCGATCGATACGGGCAGAAGGAATGTCTTGTCGAGATTGGCTGCTGGGGTCCCGTAGTGCAGTGCAACATCACCGAACGGGGCGCCATCAACCACATGGGCGGATGTATGAACACCGGTGGGATCTGTATCGGATGCACCATGCCGGGATTCCCCGACCGGTTCGCTCCGTTCTACGAGCACCCGCCTGGCTCGCGCCTGTCGACCAACACCTCGAGGCTCACGGGAACGTTCGTCCGCGCGTTGCGCCGCATGACGCAGGAGTTCCAGAACCGCAGCCCGCGCTGGGAGCATGACGTACCAAGTGGCTGGGGCCACGTCGCAAAACCCCACATCGCTCGGCGTGCTCTCCACGAGATCTACGAGAAGATGCAATTTCTGGGAAGTGTCAAGCCGGGAAGCCGGGGAAAGGAGCAACGATGA